Below is a genomic region from Patagioenas fasciata isolate bPatFas1 chromosome 5, bPatFas1.hap1, whole genome shotgun sequence.
TTGTCCCCCTGAAGGTGACAGTTGGACAGATTTCTGCTGGGCCTGTCCTGCCTGTATTTTTCCACCCTCAACTTGATAAATCATTTGTGGTTCTGAGTAATGGCACAGGGTATAACTAAGCTGAGAGCAAAAACATGAGATAAGACGCAACTCAGACAAGCTTGATCCAAAATCTCTTCAGCATCTCCAGCAAACCCCTTTCTGACTATATATTTCCATTAACCCAGTGAAGATGCACTTTTGCAATATATTATATTTCCATTAACACGATGAAGACGCACTTCTGCAATGTATTTGTGTTCTTCAAACAGAGCTTTTTTATTCTTCCAATCTCTGATTTCCAGTGAGGACAATCGAGTTCCACTATAATATTTCTGACTAGTATTCCTGTAGTGCCTGCTGCAGAAAACCACCTCATAAGAGGGATATTTGATGGGAAAAAAGCACCTTTTTAAGTAAAAAGCTGTCTCCTGAAGGAAGGGTGGCCACCACTGTCACCAAGCTACTTTTGCTGCTCCGTACATCATCGCTCCAAATGGTGCCTCTTCCCCATAACCCCAACTGCTGGAGAAGTGCTTTGATTGACAGTGGCTCACGATAAAGCAAGCGTGCAATATTCTAGGGTGGGATTTTCCGAAGCACTTAAAGGAGTTAGGCACACAAGTCCCTTTGAAAGTCTTGTCTTCCTGACCCCTTAGGCAGTTCTTGAAAATCCCACCCCAAAAAGTTGGCCTATCCAATTTAGCCAGTGGAATCGCGATAAAGTAAATGGCAAAACTGACTcctgatgatggtgatgatgtgcATAGTTGTACTAGAGCAgcctaatttttatttatttcttttttgccaGATGGAATACCAGCCAACTCTTAATCGCTGCAAAGTGGGTTATCTCAGCCTTGCAGTGCTTCAGCCATCTATGCATGTCATGCCATGATTTAAATGTGAAAGATGCAATGAGTATGATACTCGTGAGTCCTAGCTAATATTATTTGCTTCACTTAAATTTCACCCTGCCATGCAAAGGAGATCAGTTTGATGCAGTTTCCTAGTAATCCACAAAATCGTAAGGTTTAACATAACATTTTGTAGGGACTTACTATAAATTGAGAGATCAGCTCTGTGTAAATATatttgatgtttttttctttatctgttcTTGAAGTTCCAGCGTGATTAAACTAAAATAAACATTGTTATGCAATATGACATATTTTGGTGCAGGAATTGTCCCTAGGCCATTTGCTGAAGTTGGGTTTATGCTTCTTGGCTGGTTTGCTGCCTTATCTCTATCTCCCGGCTTCATCCTACCTCAATCGAGCCCGTTGGACATGGGGAGACCAGACGACTTTTCAAGGATTTTTGACCCACTTTCTCAGGGAAGAATATGGGACATTCAATCTGGTAAATAAAGGTCGTTTTCTAAATGACTTTCTTCTAACTTATGCAATACCAGAACCTCTCTATTCGTGATGATTAATGTCTTGCAGGGGAAGAAATTGGAAacgttttctttcttaaaaatgtatttctgattGTGACGTTCTGATGTGTCAGGTTTTCTGAGAATGGATCACAAGGCTGGGAAAGCAAAGAAATAATTCGCTTTGCCTTTATGGGGTGAGCTGTGTTATTCACTGGAAGCTGTACGGGTGTCCCGTGTGTGTAAGAGCCTGAAGAGCAAACTGTGCTAGAGGGAGATTATCACACCAGTTTTGTGGTTTTCTTATTTAAGGCAAATAATTGTCttaattttttaattgtaaacTCAGCTGTTTAAAGAGGTCGCAAACAGTTTTCATTGCTGGACCTTTAAAAAAGATTCCCCTAATAATTACTAATACTGAATTTAAATGAACGGTGAGTTGGAGGGGTCCCAGAACCCTCTGGTTTGAGCTGTTGCCAGGTCTGTGCCCTTACCAAGGGACGGGGGTGTCACAAGGATGCTTTCAGAGCACAGGGTTTGCATCTGCTTCCTCCAGCCCTGACTTCAGCGTTTGGCTCTGGCCACCCAAGGAAAGcaagtgtccagcaccctctgtccTTCTGCTCTGGAGATTTCAGTGCAGAGAAACCACACCACTggggggaaaagagaaagaggtGTGGTTTATGTATTGGGTCATTCCTTGGGGTCTTGAAGCTGAGGGCAGTCATTATCCCcatgtgctgggcactggggaggccaaacctcgaaccctgggggcagttttgggcccctcacaccaagaaagcctttgaggtgctggagcgagttgagagaagggaacggagctggggaaagggctggagcacaagtgtgatgggagcggctgagggacctggggggttcaactggagaacaggagctgaggggagaccttctgatctctgaactgcctgaaaggaggttgtggagaagggggtcttggtctcttctcccaagtagcaagcgataggatgagaggaaatggcctcaagttgtaccaggggaggttgaggctggatctggagaacaatttcttccccaaagggctgtggggcattggaacaggctgcccagggcagtgctggagtcaccatctctggagggttggacagacggaggtgaggttctcaggacatggggtagtggtggatttggcagtgttaggttaatggttggactcaatgatcttaaaggtcctttccaacctaaatgattctatgaaattaagGCCCCGCATCCAGCCAACGTGATGCAGCAAGCACCGTTGTCATTCCATTAGAGCCGGCTGGCTGTGGGATGTGAGGCAAAAGACTTGataattcctgctgctgctgcttaatCTTTCCAAAACTCCTACAGAGACAAGATCCACCCTCCGAAGGACTTCTGAGATATCCCCTGTTGTCCTGTTCCCAGCTGTCTCCTGAGAATGAGACTCGGTTGGGCAGAGCAATACCAAGGCATGCAAATCCCTTAACTCCTTTCTCCATCAAATGTGATGAATTCAAGTAGATGTTCAGGAGGCTTAAGGATGGACTGCGTGTAATCCTGCACCACAAATCACATTTACGATGAACTTGTCTGAAGCAGGAGCAATAAATGCAGCAAAAATGTAAGCGTTTTGTGCCGATGCCAGTTGAGCTAATGCCAGAGCCCTGCCTGGATGGACATACTCTCCATCCTCTAACACTTCTATTTTTTGATTAAATCTTGAATGCAGTTAGCTATTCCATTTTTATGGAGATTAAATATTCCTTCCAGACCTCCTGGATCCCTTTATCTTTTATCTGGTAGCCACCACCTTTCCACCTATGAAGGTAATTCTGCACCTCCACTGACCATGTCTTGTTTCCCAGACTTGGTTTGCAAGTCTCTGCAATAAAAGATTTCATGTATCTATACAGCGCTGCCCCATCAGGGTAAAGAGAGCAGGAATCGGTAGGACTGGGGGGGAAAATGTCCCAGAAAATAATTGCACCATGCAGATAGAGCAGAGATCATAGCTAAACCATATCATGTGCTCAAATCGTGGGGTGATGGGTTGATATCACCTTGAAAAAATACTTATCCAGGTGGTAAAGCCTGGCATAATGTAAAGGAATAATATGGAAAAAATCTTGTGATGAAGGTTTGAGTAGAGTTTGCTGTCTTTTTGTTGTTAAAGCCATTCCCGTTCCCTGCGGCCACGGGACTTTGGGGGTTTTAAGGAGCCTCTTGTGCTCAGGGCcctgcaaacagaaaacaaaaacgcTTTTCCTTGCCCCAGTGATACGGTGACCAGCGTGTGGGTTTCACAtggctttcctttctttctaatCTAGGCCAAGTCCGAGGCAGGATCCAGTATGCGAGAGATGCTGGTGTGAGTAACATCCTGACTGTGCTTTTTAGTGGAGAGAGAcctggtgctgctgctctcaTTTTGGCCAAAGTGGCTCCTTGGTCCAGAGCTGGGGTCATGTGTGTCCAGCACAGGGACAGCGtggatgtctgtctgtctgccccatTGAAAGAAAAATGCTGGATTCCCCTCCCCAGTGATTTTTCGTGCAGAATTCTGATGTGTAAACTGAGTTTGTTCCCATTTCTAGTAGCCTTCCTCCCAGCAAAATGGGAATATGTTATGTTGTGCTTACTCCCTGCTTCTCTTGACACTTTAATTGAGTGCAGGCAGCGATTTGGGGATGACGCACTAATTTCTCCGCAGTTTTCAGCTGGCACAGATGAAGTCGGAGCTCTCCCTTCCCGTCCTCGTCCTGGCACTCGTGGCCTGTGTGAGCACAGCGCTGCCGTAAGTTCAAGGAGGTCTCAagttgagaccacacctggaatatcgtgtccagttctgggcccctcagttccagaaggacagggaactgctggagagagtccagcgtagggcaacaaagatgattaagggagtggagcatctcccgtgtgaggaaaggctgagggagttggggctctggagctggagaagaggagactgaggggggactcattcatggggatcaatatggaaagggggagtgtcaggaggatggagccaggctcttctcggtgacaaccagtgataggacaaggggtaatgggttcaaactggaacacaagagattctatTTAAgtacgagaagaaacttgttcctggtgagggtggcagagcctggcccaggctgcccagggaggttgtggagtctccttctgtgcagccattcaaacccgcctggacaccttcctgtggaacctcagctgggtgttcctgctccatggggggattgcactggatgagctttccaggtcccttccaatccctgacattctgggattctgtgattctgtagtatGTGCTCCGACGTGCACTTCTCTTACCGGCTGCATGGGCAGCTCGCTTTGCCTTCTGCTTGCTGCTGCAAAGAAGTCCAGCAATTGGCTGTGCTCATCTATTAATTAAGAGCAAAATAGCCCTGCTTCTGGTAACGCTGTGGCTTGTAGATGGCAAGCTTAAATATCTAGAAATCCTGATGGTTTTGtgctctgaaaacagaagttaCATAAATGGCAAAGGTAAAGAAAGACTCATCAGCTCCTTGTATTAAATGCATTTAGATATGCAGAGAGACAGTGGTTGTCAAGCACGTATAACTTGTCTCCTTTTTCATTATGCCACTACAatcctattttctttttccattaatAGGACAAAGCAGCAGAAATCACCCGTGATCTGGCTCTTCGCTGGAATGCTCTGTCTTTATTCCCTTTTCTTTGCTTGGAGAGCAAATTTGGATATCACAAAACCTCTGTTTCTGGGCGTGGTAAGTTGCACTCCAAAAATTCTTCTGGGGCATTCATTTTTGAAACAAACCTTAAAACCACCTAATCAGGAGCAGGTGGTTGCCTTGAAGCTGCGTAAGGTTCAAAAGTACAGCTACTTATTGTATTCCCTTATAGCTGGGGAAATAGAAACGGGGTTTCTGGGGTGTTTTTCGCAGGTGGAGCGGTTCTGGCTGCAGAGCAGCGCCGTGGTGGCCGTGCTGGCGGGGCTGGGCCTGGCCGCACTGGTCTCACTGGGAAGCGCCGTGCTGCAGGGCAGCCGGGCGCTGCCGTGGTTGGAGTGGATTCCTGCTCTCGCTCTCGTCACTTCTCAACTTTGGGCAAATTACAGGTAAAAACAACACCAGAGAATGTGTGTTGGTGCAATGTCGTGGTGCTGCGGGGTGCCGTGAGGTTGGGGTGCTGCTATAAACCCCCCACGCTACTCCTGGGGTTTCTTGTCCTTGTGTTGAAGTGGGAAAGGCACTTTTCACATCCCACCTAAGTTTGTGTGGCCGCTGCCTGTGGGACTCCCTTGTTTCATCTCCCTAAAAATCAAACACCAACTGCAGGCTGTAAATGGGGTGTCCTGTAGGTTGAGGGAAGAAAACTCTGTAGATGCGTAAACTCCTAAtgattgcacaggaaggtgtccaggtgggtttgaatgtctcagagaaggagactccacacccgctctgggcagcctgggccaggctctggcacctcccagcaaagaagtttctgctcatgttcagatggagcatcctgtgtttcagtctgtgcccgttgcccctcaccctggcgttgggcaccactgaacagtctggtccatcctctgacacccaccctgagatattgatcccattgatcagatccctctcagcttctcttctccaactgaacagccccagctctctcagtctctcctcatcacaaagatgctccagacccctcagcatctctgtgtccctcccatggactctctccagtaattccttgtccttcttaaactggggagcccaggccTGGACACGAGTTTTGAAGGGTTAGATCTGTAGCACAGGTCTTCCTTATCCCAAAACCACAGCAAAGACTCTGCAGTGGCTTGAGTAGGAATCAGAGTAATAGTAGGGATGTTCAGGTGGAGGTTGACCAACTAAGAGTCATTTCATACCCAGGAATCAGTCCTTCACACACATCTTTTCCCAAAGGCTGGTCCATAGGTGACGCCAGTCGTAGCTCACGTCCTGAGCCATGTCATGGAATGTCCATACCTGGAGTGTGTGCTCACACAACTCTGTAACAAAAAGGATCTAGTCTCAGGACATGTAAATCTACTTCTGCCTGATGCTACGAAAACTTGGCTTTTTAATACTTAATTAAAGGCACTAAAAGGATAGGAAGGATTTCACATACTTTACAGAAGCATCGTACTGGCACTTGAGCTCCAACTAGTAACTCATTAGCTTTAGTCCAAGCAAACACCAGAATTTAAGTGAAGGCATGCAATCAGTGTGTATTTTGGGAAAACTGCAGTGGCTCATGTCTCTGGTGCTGGTTTCTGGGGGCTGTAGTCTAAATGCTTCATTTCTGTATCTCGGTTTATCTGCAAATGGACATGATGCAAGATCTGACCAGGGTGGACTTCACCTGTGGATGCCTAATGCATAAACCTGTTCTGAAGATACACAAAGCCATGCAAATATCCGTTTTAAGACACTGTTTTTTATCTGTTCTCTTAAGTGCTTGTGACCAGAGCAACAACTACGTTGTTGATAAGTTTGCAAGGAACCTGCTGTCCTCTGTGCCGATGGGTGCAGTGATCTTGCTAAGAGGAGACCTACCTGGGAATGCTCTTCGTTACCTTCATTATTGCGAAGGAATGAGGCCAGATATCACCTTAGTGGACCAGGAGGTAAGCTCAAAAAGTAGTGTTAGAAGAGCCAATAGGCAGATTTAAAAATAGGAAGCCAAAGTTCAGTTGTTCCTTTCTCTCCTGGAGTGGTTGGTGGAGAGAAGGGGAAGCCCAAGTCCTACATCCAGACAGATATCCAGATGTGGCTCAGGGCTGATGTTTGCCTCGCTAATGAAGCTTTGTCCCTGCTGTTCTCTGCAATTGCCTCAAAATACAGATGTTGGGGCAGCAGAAGGCTCCTAGGAGCCTCCTGGAGGGCAGCAGGTCAGCATCTGCCCCATGGGTGATGCAGCTTTGGGATTTCTCCCAAGGGCTTTACCTTGCTGAGACTCATTCCTTGCATCCCTTCTCTTATCTTCGTCCTCCAAAGGTGGTTTTGCAGACTTCTACCTCTATTTTTCACAATGAAACAGAGGTGCTGCTGGTCCCTGAGTGGTCGTTACactctttcatttctttcctgagaaacaggagaagaaaaatcGTTTACAGAATGGGCCACCTGCGCTTCTGCTGCCACATCGgtccttgcacttggctttgcaACAGGCGTTTGTGACTTGTTGGGAAACCCAAAACCCAGTGCctcatatttaagcagaacaAGGCCCTGTTGTGTTTCTTACTACCTGTAGCTATTTTGTGTTTTCTCAGAGTTTTGCCTTCACTAAGCAGATGGAGTCGTTCCTCCTGCAGAAACCACTTCTGTATGTAAAATGGATGAAATCTTTCATTCTTGTTTTAATTATGCTAATATTTTTGTCGATAGATGATGACTTATGAATGGTATTTACCCAAGCTGGCAAAGCATTTACCTGGTGTTTATTTTCCTGGGAACCGGTGGAATCCCATGGAAGGAGTATTACCCGATGGGACACTTGCTTTTAATCTCCATCGTTTCCTCCAAGTAAATAAACAGTAAGCATTTCTTTCATATGTAACAGCTTTCCTAAAATCTTCGacctttttctcttgaaattgTTTATGGAACAGCTTGGTACTGCATCCAAAAGACCAATTTCCTCCACTGACTTCCTCCCTGGTGGTGAGATTATTTTTGCAATTAAATCAAATATCTGTGCAGAAGTAATTCCATCTGGATATAATGTTGCTTGTTGTtttgaggtttggtttggtttttaggaaggaaaaataagaagGTGATCAGCAGAGGGTATTTActggttatttttgttgttgttgatacaattcatcacaaaaaaaaaggaacattctCATGTACTCAAAATGATGATGGTAGGAGAGCAAATTGCTGCTGTATCTCCTTTGTGAACATTGTGGGTAACTGATTAGCATAGAATGAATGTATTCCAGGAATAATCATCATATAAAAATAGCTTAGTAAGAGTGGAGAAAGGATTAGATACATGAATAAGAATAGCGGCTGCTTCTAGATCAGCCAGGGTGAGGCTTGCGAGCATGGGGAGGCAGAAGAGCATGGCCAGGCGCTGTCAGGAAGAAATGTGCTTCTCCTGTGGCTTCTGGCACCTTTGCAAGGTccaacatagaatcacagaacagtttgggttggagggaccattccagctcccccagtgccccccctgccatgagcagggacatcttcaccagctcaggttgctcagagccccgtccagcctggcctgggatgtctccagggatggttcatccaccacctctctggccaacctgggccaggctctcaccaccctcagggccaacaatttcttcctcatgtccagcctgaatctccctcctttagtttaaaccatcaccgcttgtcctgtcacaacaggccctgctcaaaagtctgtcctcatctttcttatgggccacTTTTAAGTCCGAAAGGccataataaggtctccctggagcttctcttctgcagcttaacaccccagctttctcagcctgtcctcccagcagagctgttccagcctcggatcatttctgtggctcctctggcccctcttcagcagctccatgtgtgtcctgtgctgaggacccagagctggatgcagtgctccaggtgtgGAGAGGACGTCTctcctgtgctggctgcaccaaatGTGCAATGCCAGGTGGGGTATTCGCTTGCAGTGGGAGAGACACTTTGCAAACTGACCTGGAGACAGGCCCTTTCCCATGTGAAATGCTCCAAACAGGTGTCTGTGCCGCAGAAAATGTGCTGTTGAAGACCTGTCCGCTGCAGTGGTGTGGTGTGGGTGGTTTGCTCAGGCTCGCGAGGTGACCCAGGGTCTCTACCATGGCTTCACCGTTGctctttgtgtttgctttttggcaGTAAGGAAGTGTTTGTCTGCATAGGTCTTCACGAAGGGGACTCGACCTGGAGAAGGAGCTATTCGCTCTGGCCCTGGGGTACATGTGAAAAGTTGGTTCCTTCCAACGTTGTGTTTGACCCAGGAGAGTGGATTCGTCTGACGAGAAATCTCTATAACTGGACTGAAGACTACGGCAGGTACGGGGCAGAGGCGACTTGGCTCCTTGCTGCTCATCATTCCTGTGCCAGCAGCATAACTACATCCATTGTGGTGTTAGAGAAATTAAACATGAGCCGTAATCGTGATGTTATGTGTTCTGGaacatacagggtgtttcaaaaaggtgaaCCCAACTTCAAAGCATTATCTTGgccaattgggtccatctttttgaaacaccctgtataataaATCCAAATGTGGTATTTTTATTAGTTTTCAAAATAGAGAGAATGTTTCTAGTCAAATATCAGGTCCAATTCTGATCTTAAAACTTGGTCGGGAGCCAAAAAACACTGAGGATTTGGGACATCCAAAGCTTTAAATGCCGTAGATTGAACTGGATGGATGGTAAGAAGCAGCTCTAACTTCGAGGATAGCCAGGGTACTGTGAAACACCTGAAACACCGGAGGCTCCTTCTATGGAGAGAGAGGAGTTTTAGGAATGACTGAGGATCAGCTGAATTCCTGCTGTCAGAGCCATAGGCTTCATGATGGGTTTTCTCCTGCCTGGGAGGTCTGTACctgctggggttggaagggttgATTGCGTGATGGGTGAAACACAGTGACATGGATCTGACGGCGGAATATTACTCTCATTCCCATTTAGTTTCAAGCCCTCGTCCTGGGAAGCCGTCGCCAACGAGGAGATGTGGCAAGCCAGGTGATGCTCCTTTGCTCCCTTCCAACAGCCGGTGGGCAAAGCCAACTCACTGGCCTGGAAATACACAGCAAAGCGGGCAGCTCGGTGCTGCACGACCTTATTGGATCTAAATGTGCCAAGCTTTGGAAGGAAAAGCTTGGTAGAATGAGATGAAGGGTGCACGGCCTCCTGCAAATCCTTCAGGAAGGTGGCGGCTTTGTTCAACAAAAGGTTCAGCTCACAGTATCTTGAAGGAGAAGAGGGTAGTTTGGACATAGGGTGAGAAAACAGATCTAGGAGAGAAATTGTTATCACTGGTGTACTGTCTCATACAGTTAAAAAGCTGTATGGGCATGTTGAAGATGTGTATAACCATGTGATGCGAGCTGGTTATGTTAAGCAGTTATTATATGGAAGTTTTCCTTGTTTTCTAGGATGAAAACAGCTTTCTTTATATTTGAACTTGCAGAAACTGCCAGTGTGACTGCAGAAATCAAATCACAACTTTACACCTTTGCATATACCGTAAGTCGTATATTTTGATTATGAATGATCCCTCCCTGCAGTGTCCATCcgttttatcttttatttttatgaatttcTGGATTCTGTAGAAATATGTTGTTCCCATATAGGTTGGCAATCCTGTAATCTGCATTCTCCTTCGTTCATCCAAATTGGGAGCGTAGCAGATTCAAAGAGATTAATTCAGGGATTTTATCCATTCCTACTTGCCCTCGCAGTCACGGAGGATGCAAAAAGCCAACCAGTCGACTCCCTGCTTTTCTATAATTATGTTGTCTGTACTGGGCTCCAAACCCATGCCAAGAGATTGCTTGTCCTGAAGTCCCCTCTATGCCCTTGTCCCCTCTTTCTTGGCACAATCGCGCATCTGAGCCAGCAAGTCTAAAATCCGACAGTCTTCTCACTGCAAATTAATTCTGCAGCATTTCACCACGAAGAATAACACCCGTAAGCTGCTGTAGGTATCTCTGGAAATACTGGATGGCCTGAGATGCTGAGAGACATACAAAACAATCAGAGTGTGTCAGCAGAGAGTTTTATATTGCAACAAAGAGTAAACAAATAGTTTCCTTGCAACTCTTGCCCTTTTTGCTGTGATTTTTGCTGTTCTGCAAAGTTCTCGGGTACCTACGTGCTATTGAGCTTATAAATATTCCCACTCGAGTCAACAGACTGTTTAAGTCCTATGGAATACATCCTGATCTCctgagagcagtgtaggggaaagggacctgggggtcctggggacagcagggtgaccatgagccagcactgggcccttgtggccaggaaggccaatggtacctggggtgggttagaagggggtggtcagtaggtcagagaggttctcctgcccctctgctctgccctggggagaccacacctggaatcttgtgtccagttgtggcccctcagttccagaaggacagggaactgctggagagagtccagcgcagccaccaagatgctgaagggagtggagcatctcccgtgtgaggaaaggctgagggagctggggctctggagctggaggagaggagactgaggggggactcattcctggggatcaatgtggaaagggtgagtgtcaggaggatggagccaggctcttcttggtggcaaacaatggtaggacaaggggtaatgggtttaagctggaacacaaaaggttccacttaaatgtgagaagaaacttgttcctggtgagggtggcagagcctggcccaggctgcagccattcaaacccgcctggacaccttcctgtggaacctcagctgggtgttcctgctccatggggggattgcgctggatgagctttccagggcccttccaacccctgacatcctgggattctgtgaaatattgaGTAAAAGTCTTCCCAGGTGCAgcagttaaatatatatatatatatatatcttttcccCCAGTGTGTTGTAACACCATTCCCGGGGAAGCACATAATGTGCGGTGGGGTTATCACCATCATCTGTAACGTTTCTAAGCAAACAGCTGCTGTGGGAAGGGAAACTTTTCACCCCCCCCTTGGATTTCTGATCCCCACTATTGCGCATCACATTGCAAACACGCAATGAGTTACAGAAATGCTCCAAGTCTGGGCTTGGACATCTAAATAGCATCTGTTCCTTTACGGGTGGTTTTGAAGCACTGTTAAGGGCTGTTTGTCCCTTCGTTCAATTAActgtctcttttattttcttgtcccttcaATAGTCATACAAAGAAATTGTCAACTCGTATCCAAATCACCCGGTGAACTGGCACAAAAACTACGCCATCGCCTGCGAGAGGATGTTGCGTCTCCAGCGGGTGGATGTGGATCCCGAAGTGTTGCTCTCCGAAACGgtgaaacatttccttctgtacgCCCAGAAAGCAGAGGACGATCCCCAACGTAAGGATATTCTGCAGGCTGTGAAGCACCTGAAGAAAGAGCTGCAGGGGCTGAGGGATATGAGAGGAGGTCTAAAGCAGGGAGCTGGGTAGCACTTGGTTCTCCACCCGCTTGCTGAAGTGCTGAAATGGCGAAATCGGGACTTAAAATCTGAATTAGTCCTTGACAATGTGAGAATAGTTTGAAAAGGCAACAGAAGTGGCAGCGGAGAGGGAAGCCAGTGCGATTGTCTCTGCAGGAACATACTGTTGTTTGGGCCTTGCTGTTGCCAAATGAACTGTTTGTGCTGGTTTGTGTGGGGAAAAAGAAACTCATCACTAAATAAAATACTGGGTTTTGAAAAGGAgagttttcctttaaaagaaaccTGTGTATCTGTTGCACTGTGAAGATGGTgcaatattttttaatgaatgaaGCATCTTTTATAGATGCAAAAAATGTGTTTagcctttaaatattttttctgctaCTGAGCCAAGAGCTTTTCTACAGCCATTTTTCTTTGGGTATGGTGTGTCTGTGTGATTTTTATGGTCACGAGGCAGCGTGGTTGGGTGGGTTTCCATCAGGACAAACGTGTGGGACGGTGCCCTTTGCAGGAGCCTGATTGTTTGCTGCTCCTTGGCTGTGCCCCTGCCCTGGGCTGCTGCAGACACGATGTTCTCCTGGTGTGGGATGGTGGGACCAACCCAGCTCTTTTTGCCCCCCTCACTTCGCAAGGATAGGTACTTTCATTACACTGTGATTTTATGCTGGGATAGAGTTTATTGCTCTGGTTTTCCAAGAGTGAGCAAGGAACCTGTGTATTTTCCCTTGCAGTGTTGAACTCGGTGATcgtgagtctcttccaaccaaccatggttctatggttctattcTATGGCTGGGCCCCTCACTGCAggaaagtccttgaggtgctggagcgagttgagagaaggg
It encodes:
- the TMEM260 gene encoding protein O-mannosyl-transferase TMEM260, which codes for MGAGAGSGSGAGGAAGALGAAVAALYTVTLPPALPGGDAGELITAAYELGVAHPPGYPLFTLLAKLALGLLPLGSPACRVHLLCGFFGAAAASLLFYTVFRLSGSYAGGILAAGVFSFSRLTWQWSIAAEVFSLNNLFVGLLMALTAHFEEASTAKERSKISKLGAFCCGLSLCNQHTIVLYVACIVPWVLCRLFRKTELSLGHLLKLGLCFLAGLLPYLYLPASSYLNRARWTWGDQTTFQGFLTHFLREEYGTFNLAKSEAGSSMREMLVFQLAQMKSELSLPVLVLALVACVSTALPTKQQKSPVIWLFAGMLCLYSLFFAWRANLDITKPLFLGVVERFWLQSSAVVAVLAGLGLAALVSLGSAVLQGSRALPWLEWIPALALVTSQLWANYSACDQSNNYVVDKFARNLLSSVPMGAVILLRGDLPGNALRYLHYCEGMRPDITLVDQEMMTYEWYLPKLAKHLPGVYFPGNRWNPMEGVLPDGTLAFNLHRFLQVNKHKEVFVCIGLHEGDSTWRRSYSLWPWGTCEKLVPSNVVFDPGEWIRLTRNLYNWTEDYGSFKPSSWEAVANEEMWQARMKTAFFIFELAETASVTAEIKSQLYTFAYTSYKEIVNSYPNHPVNWHKNYAIACERMLRLQRVDVDPEVLLSETVKHFLLYAQKAEDDPQRKDILQAVKHLKKELQGLRDMRGGLKQGAG